One genomic window of Glycine soja cultivar W05 chromosome 9, ASM419377v2, whole genome shotgun sequence includes the following:
- the LOC114424944 gene encoding probable methyltransferase PMT20: protein MKHKDGKPINQPNKNRTVTLAVTFIALCGFSFYLGGIFCSGKDSVVVNNIQMALDSPKESSGSLQVKPISFPECSLDYQDYTPCTDPRRWRKYGMYRLTLLERHCPSVFERKECLVPPPDGYKPPIRWPKSRDECWYRNVPYDWINNQKSDQHWLRKEGEKFLFPGGGTMFPDGVGEYVDLMQDLIPEMKDGTVRTAIDTGCGVASWGGDLLDRGILTISLAPRDNHEAQVQFALERGIPAVLGVISTQRLPFPSNSFDMAHCSRCLIPWTEFGGIYLMEIHRILRPGGFWILSGPPVNYERRWRGWNTTIEDQRSDYEKLQELLTSMCFKLYNKKDDIAVWQKAKDNHCYEKLARESYPAKCDDSIEPDSGWYTPLRACFVVPDPKYKKSGLTYMPKWPERLLAAPERITTVHGSSTSTFSHDNGKWKKRIQHYKKLLPELGTDKVRNVMDMNTVYGAFAAALINDPLWVMNVVSSYAPNTLPVVFDRGLIGILHDWCEAFSTYPRTYDLLHLDGLFSAESHRCEMKHVLLEMDRILRPAGHAIIRESVYFVDAIATIGKGMRWVCRKENTEYGVDKEKILICQKKLWHSSNNGSR from the exons ATGAAGCATAAAGATGGAAAACCGATTAATCAGCCAAATAAGAACCGGACTGTGACTTTGGCAGTCACGTTTATTGCTCTCTGTGGTTTTTCTTTCTATCTGGGAGGAATCTTTTGCTCTGGAAAGGATAGTGTTGTGGTCAATAACATCCAGATGGCCCTTGATTCTCCTAAGGAATCCTCAGGTTCTCTGCAAGTTAAGCCAATCAGTTTCCCTGAATGCAGCTTGGACTATCAAGACTACACTCCATGCACAGATCCAAGG AGATGGAGAAAGTACGGCATGTACCGGCTTACTTTGTTAGAACGCCATTGTCCTTCAGTTTTTGAAAGGAAAGAATGCTTGGTTCCTCCCCCAGATGGTTACAAGCCTCCAATCAGATGGCCAAAGAGTAGAGATGAATGTTGGTACAG GAATGTGCCGTATGACTGGATCAACAACCAGAAGTCTGACCAGCATTGGTTGAGAAAGGAAGGGGAGAAATTCCTGTTTCCAGGTGGGGGTACTATGTTCCCTGACGGCGTCGGTGAATATGTTGATTTGATGCAAGATCTGATCCCAGAAATGAAAGATGGGACTGTGAGAACTGCCATTGATACTGGTTGTGGG GTTGCTAGCTGGGGTGGTGACTTGTTGGATCGTGGGATTCTAACAATTTCTCTTGCCCCAAGAGATAACCATGAAGCTCAAGTTCAATTTGCTCTAGAGCGTGGTATTCCAGCTGTTCTTGGTGTCATTTCTACACAGAGACTTCCTTTCCCATCAAACTCCTTTGATATGGCTCATTGCTCCAGATGCCTTATCCCATGGACAGAATTTG GTGGTATTTATCTCATGGAAATACACCGTATTCTTCGTCCTGGAGGATTTTGGATTTTGTCCGGTCCACCTGTTAACTACGAGCGCAGATGGCGTGGATGGAACACAACCATTGAAGACCAAAGATCAGATTATGAGAAGTTGCAGGAACTACTTACTTCAATGTGCTTCAAATTGTACAATAAAAAGGATGACATTGCAGTATGGCAGAAGGCTAAAGATAACCATTGCTATGAGAAGCTGGCTAGAGAGAGCTATCCAGCAAAGTGTGATGACAGCATTGAACCAGATTCAGGATGGTACACTCCACTCCGTGCTTGTTTTGTGGTTCCAGATCCAAAATACAAGAAATCAGGTCTCACATACATGCCTAAGTGGCCTGAGCGGTTGCTTGCTGCCCCTGAAAGGATCACAACTGTTCATGGTTCTAGTACTAGTACTTTCAGTCATGACAATGGCAAGTGGAAAAAGCGCATTCAGCACTACAAGAAGTTGCTGCCTGAACTTGGCACTGACAAGGTTAGAAATGTCATGGACATGAATACAGTATATGGAGCTTTTGCTGCAGCCTTGATCAATGATCCCTTGTGGGTCATGAATGTGGTCTCATCTTatgctcccaacacacttcctgTGGTTTTTGATCGCGGTCTTATTGGAATCCTCCATGACTG GTGTGAAGCTTTTTCAACATATCCTCGAACCTATGACCTCCTTCATCTTGATGGACTCTTCTCTGCTGAAAGCCACAG ATGTGAAATGAAGCATGTGCTGTTGGAAATGGACCGAATTTTAAGACCTGCTGGGCATGCTATCATTCGAGAGTCCGTTTATTTTGTGGATGCCATTGCTACTATTGGCAAGGGTATGAGATGGGTATGTCGCAAAGAAAACACCGAGTATGGAGTTGACAAAGAGAAGATTCTGATATGCCAGAAAAAGCTATGGCACTCATCCAACAATGGTTCAAGATGA